CTCCGGCGCAAGATTCGGCTGATGATGATAGCGAATGCTTTCCACAATCGAATTGGGCAGCGACCACTTTTCGGCAATCCAAGCTCCAATTTCCGCATGGTCGGTTCCCAGTATCCGCTGCTCCGCGACAATCGAAGGAATGTTTTCCGCCGATGCAATCTGAAACGCCTCTTCGAGCTCGTTGTGGTAATACTGGTGCAGTACAATTTTACCGATGTTGTGCAGCAGGCCGGCGGTGAATTCAATGCCGTGCAGCCGCATTTGCAGCTTGGCCGCCAGCACTCGCGCGATTTCACCCGTGCCCGCGCTGTGCTCCCAGAACACTTCCCGGCGGAACGAGCTCGAACTGCCCGAATCCGGAAAAGCCTTCAGTACCGCGATGGACGTCACAAGATTGGACACCTCGCGCATCCCCAGCACGACCAGCGCCATGTTCAACGACTCGACGCGCTTCGGCATGCCGTAGAACGCGCTGTTCGACACGCGCAGAATCTTGCCCGTCATGGACGGGTCGTTGCGGACAATTCGCACAATCTCCGACATCCCCACCATCGGGTCATTGGCCAGTCGAGCCACTTCAAACGCGATGGTCGGCAACGTCGGCAAATCGGTCGCATCACGCAGCCGCGCGATCACGGCCTTGCTGCGCGCGGGATCGCCGACGAGCAAATCTTCATTGGGATCAACAGAAACGTAACTATGGGACGAATGCATTATATCTCCGGATCGCTAACAAATTTCGGTGTTAATAAGCTCAGACACATTCAGCCAGAATACATCACCATATCGGGTAACAGTACGGGCGCGGGCAGGCAGCGGCGAACATTCAAGGTCCGTATTCAGCAGACCCCGGCCGTGGACGGGAATCACCTCGTCGGCCAGATCGAACACAAGACCCAGTGTTTCGCCCTGGTTCTCCACCAGTGCGACCGTTGGAAGTATCGTTGTATCACTCGCGCTGCAGCGGCGCAAGTCAATCACAGGCACGCGGCCTTGCGCAAGCTGCACGAGTCCCGAATAACCCTCTTCGGTGTTGGGAATCAGCGGCACGCTTGAAAACAGACCCTGAATCTCTTCGACGCCAAGCGCATATCGCCAGCTTCCGAGGCGGAAGCAGACCAGCTTGGTGTTGGGAGAAGCAGCGGCAGCGGCACGGCGGCCGGGTCGGGGAGGTGAAGCAACCATGTCTATTGCTGCTTCAGCTTCTTCTCCAGACCAAGCAGAAGTCGTGCGGCAATTCTGTTCGGGCTGGACTTGCCGTTTTCCCAGCGGTTGACCGTGGAAAAGGTCACACCGATCAGGTGGGCAAAGTCTTCTTGTGTAAGCTGCATACGCTGCCTGATTTGGCGAATGCGTTCAGCGTCCATACGCATTTGATCCAAGAGGTTCTCCGGAAGTTAGGTGGCCAATAGAATTGTGAACCTCTTTCCGTTGTGCAATAGCTGGGCCATCGCGTAGGCTATAGCAAGCCTAACCGTTTACTTACTTACAACTATATGACATTTCGAAATTTGCATATTTGACCGACTCCCCGGGCCGGAAAAATCCGGTCAGGCAGTTTGTGGTCCGGATAGGTAAGGATGTCGCAGGAAGGTGCGAAGGGGGAGTGTGAAAAAAATTAGCCACCCGGAAGGTGGCCTGAATTACTGCAATCATGCATTTTGGACCGGAACTATTCAATATACAGTCCGCCGGTGTTTTCCAGCCAATCTGCTATCACGTCCGCCAGCGCGTTCAGGTTGCCTGATGTTATATCAAGCTTAAGCACACGCAGCAAACTTCTGTCGGCTAAGGACTGCAAATACTCTTGTTCTCGGATGAACCTCGACAAATCGTCGTATTGCGAAGGATTGCCGCTGACTTTGAGACGTTCGGCTTTGGCGGCTTCAAACGACGACGGCTGACGAGTGCACAACACGATGCGGTAGCCTAACGGGAGTAAGCGCTCTTCGAGCCAACGGAAATCGTGGTCACGGTTGCAGTAGAGATGCTGGTGCATCATCGTCGAAAGATGGAAGCGGTCAATAATCCACGAGTAGTAGCGCTGAAGTTCAAACAGTCTGGCCCACGTCGCGTAAGTCTCCATCGCCTGCTGTTCTTCTTCCGGCTCAAAATTAATCAGCCCTCTCCCCCACGGGAAATTCGTAAAGCTGCACCACTCCCCGGAGATATACGGCGAATGATAGCGATACATCCTCGGCCCCACAATCCGCGGATGTTCATTCAGCAAGAAGCCGAGATCCGTCTTAAAAGTCAGTCGAGTCCCTTCAAGAATAATTTTGGGACAGAGTTTACCGCTCATTTTGCGAGTTTTCGTCGCCGCTGCTCGATGATGACTCCGACCCAGATGGCGGCTTCATAGAGCACGACCATCGGTGCGACCATCAGCATCATCGTGAGCGCGTCGGTGGTGGGAGTGGCCAGCGCGGACAGGATGAAAATCACTACGATGGCAATGCGGCGGTGCTTGCGGAAGAAAGTGCTTTCCACCAACCCCGTGGCCATCAGCACGCCCATGATGAGCGGGAGTTGAAAGATGATGCCGAACGCGAGCAGCAGAAACAGCACGAGACTCACATAGCTGTTGAGTGACCAGAAGTTCTGCAGCCCGACTTCGGCAAATGAGCCGAGGAACTCGAGCGCGGCAGGGAGGATTCTCCACGCGAAAATGACTCCGCCCCAAAACAGGATGGTGGAGATGATGATGATAGGAAACAGCCAGAGCTTTTCTTTGCGCGCGAGCGCGGGGCTGATGAAACCGTATAACTGCCAAGCGACGAAGGGCGACGCCAGCAGAATGCCGAGCAGCAGCGAAATCTTGATTTCAATGATGAATCCGTCGGACGGCGCCAAGAGCGACAGCGTTCCCGGAACGGATTTGTGAAACGGCTCCATCAGGAAGTCGCGCGACTTGTCCGCCAGCAGAAATCCGGCAATCGCCCCCACCGCGACGAACAGCACGCTCCGCAAAAGCCGCTTGCGCAGTTCGTCTATATGATCCCAAAAGGTGAGGGGTTGGTCGGAAGGCACGCTGGAGTTGTTTTAGTCTTTTGAAGGTGCTACTTTGCGGTTGCGGCCGTTTCGCCGGCGCCCCACAACCGGAACTTCGTGTGGGTGTCATAGATGTCCACCTGCTCTTTGCGCTTGAGAAAACCGACCGCGGCGTAGGTGACGGGTGTCAGAAGAATTTCGACTCCGCACTTGAATACATAGTTAAAGGCCATCATCAGCCACAGTTCGTTCATCGGAATCACGCCGTAGAAGGCAATCATGACGAACAGCACCGTGTCAATGCCTTCTCCCACGAGAGTGGAGCTGATGGTGCGTGCCCACAGCCGTTTACCCTTGGTGGCAACCTTCAGTTTCGCCAGAATGACCGAATTGGCAAATTCACCAAACAGGTAGGCGACCAGCGAGGCCAGCACGATGCGGGGCACGAAGCCGAGGATGCTTGCAAAGGCCTCTTGATTCGGCCAAATCGCGGCGGGCGGCAGGGCGGTCACGACGGCAAAGGTGAGCGCGGCGAGCGCGTTGGCCGCAAAGCCCAGCCAGATGACTCTGCGCGCGCGGGCAAAGCCATAAACTTCGGTGAGGATATCGCCGAAGATATAGCTGAGCGGGAACAGGAAAGTCCCGCCGTCAAAAGGAAAACTGCCGAAGCCGACCAGCTTGGTGGCCGCGATATTGGAGATGAGCAGGATGGCGACGAACATTCCGCCGATCAAATCGTAGTAGCGCAGGCCGCGGGGCAGGTCTTTGGGGAGAACGATCCAGTTGGTCATGTGGAGTTTTGGAAAAGGAAGAGCGCACGCGAAATACGACACAACACCCTGAAATCTATTAACTATTGAGCGAAATTGCAACCAAGCCTTCAACAGAACGTTTCTGACCTGATTTCGGCTAAGGCGCGGGAATTGGGGTTTGATTTGTGCGGAGTTTCGCGGGCGGTCCCGTCACCGCACGGCGAGCAGGTGCGGACATGGCTGGCCAACGGTATGGCCGGGAGAATGACCTATCTGAATCGTTCGGCGGAGCGGCGAATAAATCCGGAACTCGTGCTGCCGGGAGTTGCGAGTGTTATCTCCGTAGGGCAGTCGTACTTCACGGGATTTCTTCCCGATGAGATTCGCAACGACCCGTCACGCGGAATCATTGCGAGTTATGCCTGGGGGCAGGATTATCATGATTTAATGGGGCACGCACT
The genomic region above belongs to bacterium and contains:
- a CDS encoding helix-turn-helix domain-containing protein: MDAERIRQIRQRMQLTQEDFAHLIGVTFSTVNRWENGKSSPNRIAARLLLGLEKKLKQQ
- a CDS encoding chemotaxis protein CheW; its protein translation is MVASPPRPGRRAAAAASPNTKLVCFRLGSWRYALGVEEIQGLFSSVPLIPNTEEGYSGLVQLAQGRVPVIDLRRCSASDTTILPTVALVENQGETLGLVFDLADEVIPVHGRGLLNTDLECSPLPARARTVTRYGDVFWLNVSELINTEIC
- the tatC gene encoding twin-arginine translocase subunit TatC is translated as MPSDQPLTFWDHIDELRKRLLRSVLFVAVGAIAGFLLADKSRDFLMEPFHKSVPGTLSLLAPSDGFIIEIKISLLLGILLASPFVAWQLYGFISPALARKEKLWLFPIIIISTILFWGGVIFAWRILPAALEFLGSFAEVGLQNFWSLNSYVSLVLFLLLAFGIIFQLPLIMGVLMATGLVESTFFRKHRRIAIVVIFILSALATPTTDALTMMLMVAPMVVLYEAAIWVGVIIEQRRRKLAK
- a CDS encoding HDOD domain-containing protein; the protein is MHSSHSYVSVDPNEDLLVGDPARSKAVIARLRDATDLPTLPTIAFEVARLANDPMVGMSEIVRIVRNDPSMTGKILRVSNSAFYGMPKRVESLNMALVVLGMREVSNLVTSIAVLKAFPDSGSSSSFRREVFWEHSAGTGEIARVLAAKLQMRLHGIEFTAGLLHNIGKIVLHQYYHNELEEAFQIASAENIPSIVAEQRILGTDHAEIGAWIAEKWSLPNSIVESIRYHHQPNLAPEYSVLTAIVHLSSSLARAILDSSVRERVNDHLSQDPAWEVLAKENPGILSLDIPAFVTEIEENIDRAREFIRLATSD
- a CDS encoding queuosine precursor transporter, whose amino-acid sequence is MTNWIVLPKDLPRGLRYYDLIGGMFVAILLISNIAATKLVGFGSFPFDGGTFLFPLSYIFGDILTEVYGFARARRVIWLGFAANALAALTFAVVTALPPAAIWPNQEAFASILGFVPRIVLASLVAYLFGEFANSVILAKLKVATKGKRLWARTISSTLVGEGIDTVLFVMIAFYGVIPMNELWLMMAFNYVFKCGVEILLTPVTYAAVGFLKRKEQVDIYDTHTKFRLWGAGETAATAK